The Streptomyces phaeolivaceus genome has a window encoding:
- a CDS encoding threonine/serine exporter family protein, with product MTESENALGVDGDGSVTSEFAIPAGLDMPAAPTETEAQTTSEFALPEGLAPPEPVVTEQEGSAFSVPRTYSARHAPVAFTPPSGIPVVSLTKDVPWQDRMRTMLRMPVAERPAPEPPARAEGDTGPAVPRVLDLTLRIGELLLAGGEGAEDVEAAMFAVCRSYGLDRCEPTVTFTQLSVTYQPSLVDDPVTASRIVRRRVTDYTRLAAVFHLVDDLSDPESAISLEEAYRRLAEMRRNRHPYPGWALTVASGLLAGAASVLVGGGVVVFVAAALGAMLGDRLAWLCSGRGLPEFYQFLVAAMPPAAIGVALTVTHVDVEASAVITGGLFALLPGRALVAGVQDGLTGFYITASARLLEVMYLFVGIVVGVLLVLYFGVKLGAELNPDAALGSADRPLLQLGASMLLALTFAVLLQQERSTVLAVTLNGGVAWAVYGAMHEVGEISPVASTAVAAGLVGLFGQLLSRYRFASALPYTTAAIGPLLPGSATYFGLLGFAQNDVDAGLVSLTKAAALAMAIAIGVNLGSELFRLFLPGAARAGRKSAKRTRGF from the coding sequence GTGACGGAGTCCGAGAACGCCCTGGGCGTCGACGGTGACGGGTCGGTGACGTCGGAGTTCGCGATCCCGGCCGGGCTGGACATGCCCGCCGCGCCGACGGAGACCGAGGCGCAGACGACCTCCGAGTTCGCGCTGCCCGAGGGGCTGGCGCCGCCCGAGCCGGTGGTGACGGAGCAGGAGGGGTCCGCGTTCAGCGTGCCGCGGACCTACAGCGCGCGGCACGCGCCGGTGGCGTTCACGCCGCCCAGCGGGATCCCGGTCGTCAGTCTGACCAAGGACGTGCCCTGGCAGGACCGGATGCGCACGATGCTGCGGATGCCGGTGGCGGAGCGGCCCGCGCCGGAGCCGCCGGCGCGCGCGGAGGGCGATACGGGGCCCGCCGTGCCGCGTGTGCTCGACCTCACCCTGCGGATCGGCGAACTGCTGCTCGCGGGCGGCGAGGGCGCGGAGGACGTGGAGGCGGCGATGTTCGCCGTGTGCCGGTCCTACGGCCTCGACCGCTGCGAGCCGACGGTGACCTTCACCCAGTTGTCGGTCACCTATCAGCCCTCGCTGGTGGACGACCCGGTCACGGCGTCCCGGATCGTCCGGCGCCGGGTCACCGACTACACCCGGCTCGCGGCCGTCTTCCATCTGGTGGACGACCTCAGCGACCCGGAGAGCGCGATCTCGCTGGAGGAGGCCTATCGGCGGCTCGCGGAGATGCGGCGCAACCGGCACCCGTACCCCGGCTGGGCGCTGACCGTGGCCAGCGGGCTGCTGGCGGGCGCGGCGTCCGTGCTGGTCGGCGGTGGGGTCGTCGTCTTCGTCGCCGCCGCGCTGGGCGCGATGCTCGGCGACCGGCTGGCGTGGCTCTGCTCGGGGCGGGGGCTGCCGGAGTTCTACCAGTTCCTGGTGGCGGCGATGCCGCCGGCGGCGATCGGGGTGGCGCTGACCGTGACGCACGTGGACGTGGAGGCGTCCGCCGTGATCACCGGTGGGCTTTTCGCGCTGCTGCCGGGGCGGGCGCTGGTGGCCGGGGTGCAGGACGGGCTGACCGGCTTCTACATCACCGCCTCCGCCCGGCTCCTGGAGGTCATGTACCTCTTCGTGGGCATCGTGGTGGGGGTGCTGCTGGTCCTGTACTTCGGCGTGAAGCTGGGCGCCGAGCTGAACCCGGACGCGGCGCTCGGCAGCGCGGACCGGCCGCTGCTGCAGCTCGGGGCGTCGATGCTGCTGGCGCTGACCTTCGCGGTACTGCTTCAGCAGGAACGATCCACCGTGCTCGCGGTGACCCTCAACGGGGGTGTGGCGTGGGCCGTCTACGGGGCGATGCACGAGGTGGGCGAGATCTCGCCGGTGGCCTCCACGGCGGTGGCGGCGGGCCTGGTGGGGCTGTTCGGGCAGCTGCTGTCGCGGTACCGGTTCGCCTCCGCGCTGCCGTACACGACGGCGGCGATCGGTCCCCTGTTGCCGGGGTCGGCCACGTATTTCGGGCTGTTGGGGTTCGCGCAGAACGATGTGGACGCGGGGTTGGTGTCGCTGACGAAGGCGGCGGCGCTTGCGATGGCCATCGCGATCGGGGTGAACCTGGGGTCGGAGCTGTTCCGGTTGTTCCTGCCGGGGGCTGCGCGGGCGGGGCGTAAGTCGGCGAAGAGGACTCGGGGCTTCTGA
- a CDS encoding helix-turn-helix domain-containing protein yields MPTLDYLINDRPALGLRFLQPGHVSRHGATRVTEVVTRPLAEPPPTLDTPFENGTLYLAVLPTPDAPLPSPPDIRAPDIRALDIRALDHLIRLLARHKAAGLVLATPGHDLHTLPDGPLTTANRLELPLLTTSAEPTAWDDVNEDLRLRRAQYAERQVEHLEGLLNRLPTRLADPTAAHRIADWLSRALDAEVTVTSPHHGTLATAPDNTPTDPSRTTRPDAPAHTRIVAIASGAPEAPGGRGHPGAGAEARLAVVSRAPFDSAGATLIQHAAKLLGLCDQARREHQVRTETPRAVRHAAFQLLMRGETVLAQVVYTGAAQALLDTDTARVYVVDTGPEEREATLGWCERALADRAIVSACPGKPKHILILDPARESDRVEAVLKEMIAARRGHLLGQSRPHPLAETAVGYLEALTAVGDAAGTPHRIGLGGARAKFAPLLPRRQAKAWAAALMSPLLDDFPGRGDERKLLLETLPTALSFKHTEAAGGLGVHRNTITQRLDRASRILTLDLRGSANDRVLTLLALDILALPNPPTEAPEPARSAEPAEPAEPAEASPPTDFAALIAAGAADGGPTAWAEERLRPVRADQRDLVETLCVWLENDLSTRETARTLGLSEATVRNHTRDAAALLGMDFSTKMVGITDTDVVTVADIALALHVLLGRPALTQPPRHRTG; encoded by the coding sequence GTGCCCACCCTTGACTACCTGATCAACGACCGGCCGGCGCTGGGCCTGCGATTCCTGCAGCCGGGCCATGTCTCCCGGCACGGCGCGACCCGGGTCACCGAGGTCGTCACCCGGCCCCTGGCCGAGCCGCCCCCCACGCTCGACACCCCGTTCGAAAACGGGACGCTGTACCTGGCCGTCCTGCCCACCCCGGACGCGCCCCTTCCGTCACCCCCCGACATCCGGGCCCCCGACATCCGGGCCCTCGACATCCGGGCCCTCGACCACCTGATCCGCCTCCTGGCCAGGCACAAGGCGGCCGGCCTGGTCCTCGCCACCCCCGGCCACGACCTCCACACCCTCCCCGACGGCCCCCTCACCACCGCGAACCGCCTGGAACTCCCCCTCCTGACGACCTCCGCCGAGCCCACCGCCTGGGACGACGTCAACGAGGACCTCCGCCTGCGCCGCGCCCAGTACGCCGAACGCCAGGTCGAACACCTCGAAGGCCTCCTCAACCGCCTCCCGACCCGCCTCGCCGACCCCACGGCGGCCCACCGCATCGCCGACTGGCTCTCCAGGGCCCTGGACGCCGAGGTCACCGTCACCTCCCCGCACCACGGCACTCTCGCCACCGCCCCCGACAACACCCCCACGGACCCGTCCCGCACCACCCGCCCGGACGCCCCCGCGCACACCCGGATCGTCGCCATCGCCTCGGGAGCACCGGAGGCCCCGGGCGGCCGGGGGCACCCGGGCGCGGGCGCCGAGGCCCGGCTCGCCGTCGTCTCCCGTGCGCCCTTCGACAGCGCCGGCGCGACCCTGATCCAGCACGCGGCGAAGCTTCTCGGGCTGTGCGACCAGGCCCGCCGGGAGCACCAGGTGCGGACGGAGACACCGCGGGCGGTCCGGCACGCCGCGTTCCAGTTGCTCATGCGGGGCGAGACGGTGCTGGCGCAGGTGGTCTACACGGGCGCCGCCCAGGCCCTGCTGGACACCGACACGGCCCGGGTCTACGTCGTCGACACGGGCCCCGAGGAGCGCGAGGCCACCCTCGGCTGGTGCGAGCGGGCCCTGGCCGACCGGGCCATCGTGTCCGCCTGTCCGGGCAAGCCGAAGCACATCCTGATCCTCGACCCCGCCCGGGAGAGCGACCGGGTGGAGGCGGTCCTCAAGGAGATGATCGCCGCCCGCCGGGGTCATCTGCTGGGCCAGAGCCGCCCGCACCCGCTCGCCGAGACGGCCGTCGGCTATCTGGAGGCGCTGACGGCGGTGGGCGACGCGGCCGGGACCCCGCACCGCATCGGGCTGGGCGGCGCCAGGGCCAAGTTCGCGCCCCTGCTCCCCAGACGGCAGGCGAAGGCCTGGGCCGCCGCCCTGATGTCCCCGCTCCTCGACGACTTCCCGGGCCGGGGCGACGAGCGGAAACTGCTGCTGGAGACCCTCCCGACCGCCCTCAGCTTCAAGCACACGGAAGCCGCCGGCGGCCTCGGCGTCCATCGCAACACCATCACCCAGCGCCTCGACCGAGCGAGCCGGATCCTCACCCTCGATCTGCGCGGCTCGGCCAACGACCGCGTCCTGACCCTCCTCGCCCTCGACATCCTGGCCCTGCCGAACCCACCCACCGAAGCCCCCGAGCCCGCACGGTCCGCTGAGCCCGCTGAGCCCGCTGAGCCCGCCGAGGCCTCCCCGCCCACCGACTTCGCCGCGCTGATCGCCGCCGGAGCCGCCGACGGCGGCCCCACGGCCTGGGCGGAGGAGCGGCTGCGCCCCGTACGGGCCGATCAACGCGACCTCGTCGAGACGCTCTGCGTCTGGCTGGAGAACGACCTGAGCACCAGGGAGACCGCCCGCACCCTGGGCCTGTCCGAGGCCACCGTCCGCAACCACACCCGGGACGCCGCCGCCCTGCTCGGCATGGACTTCTCCACCAAGATGGTCGGCATCACCGACACCGACGTGGTGACCGTCGCCGACATCGCCCTCGCCCTGCACGTCCTGCTGGGCCGCCCGGCCCTGACCCAGCCGCCCCGCCACCGCACGGGCTGA
- a CDS encoding ATP-binding cassette domain-containing protein has translation MADQAITVEGVRKKYGGKVGKGGKVGKGGKGGKVALDGLDLQVARGTVHGVLGPNGAGKTTLVRILATLLRPDAGRVEVAGHDVVARAREVRFRIGLLGQHAALDEELGGRQNLEMFGRLYHLGARPARVRAGELLARFGLADTGRKAVKQYSGGMRRRLDLAASLITEPEVLFLDEPTTGLDPRGRTEVWDSVRSLVGGGTTVLLTTQYLEEADQLADRISVVDGGRVVADGTADELKRRTGGDRIDVVLRDAGQLGSAVALLPVPKDDITVDTDRRRLSAPVTDRMTALTAVVRTLADAGIEAEDIALRRPTLDEVFLHLTGDDRTPGDDRTKEAVRA, from the coding sequence ATGGCCGATCAGGCGATCACTGTCGAAGGGGTCCGCAAGAAATACGGCGGCAAGGTCGGGAAGGGCGGCAAGGTCGGGAAGGGCGGGAAGGGCGGCAAAGTAGCCCTCGACGGGCTCGACCTCCAGGTGGCGCGCGGCACCGTGCACGGGGTGCTCGGGCCCAACGGCGCGGGCAAGACGACCCTGGTCAGGATTCTGGCCACGCTGCTGCGGCCGGACGCGGGCCGGGTCGAGGTGGCGGGGCACGACGTGGTGGCACGCGCGCGTGAGGTGCGGTTCCGGATCGGCCTCCTCGGCCAGCACGCCGCGCTCGACGAGGAGCTCGGCGGCCGGCAGAACCTGGAGATGTTCGGCCGCCTCTACCACCTGGGCGCCCGCCCCGCGCGCGTGCGGGCCGGCGAACTCCTGGCCCGGTTCGGCCTCGCCGACACCGGCCGCAAGGCCGTCAAGCAGTACAGCGGCGGTATGCGGCGCCGCCTGGACCTCGCCGCGTCGCTCATCACCGAACCTGAGGTGCTGTTCCTGGACGAGCCGACGACCGGCCTCGACCCCCGTGGCCGCACCGAGGTCTGGGACTCCGTCCGCTCCCTGGTCGGCGGCGGTACGACGGTCCTGCTCACCACCCAGTACCTGGAGGAGGCCGACCAACTCGCCGACCGTATCTCGGTCGTCGACGGCGGCCGGGTCGTCGCCGACGGCACGGCGGACGAGCTGAAGCGGCGGACCGGCGGCGACCGTATCGACGTCGTCCTGCGCGACGCGGGCCAACTGGGCTCGGCCGTGGCCCTGTTGCCCGTCCCCAAGGACGACATCACGGTCGACACGGACCGCCGCCGCCTCAGCGCCCCGGTCACCGACCGCATGACGGCCCTCACCGCGGTCGTCCGCACCCTCGCGGACGCCGGCATCGAGGCCGAGGACATAGCCCTGCGCCGCCCGACCCTGGACGAGGTGTTCCTGCACCTCACCGGCGACGACAGGACACCCGGGGACGACCGTACGAAGGAGGCCGTACGAGCATGA
- a CDS encoding MerR family transcriptional regulator → MGHTVGQVAGFAGITVRTLHHYDEIGLLVPSERTHAGHRRYGDGDLDRLQQVLFYRELGFPLDEVATLLDDPEADPRAHLRRQHELLTARIEKLRKMAAAVEHAMEARKMGINLTPEERFEVFGDKDPEQYAEEAEQRWGGTEAYAESRRRTATYTKDDWKRMQDEVADWGARYAALMAAGEEPTGEAAMNMAEEHRQHINTWFYDCPYEMHQGLGEMYVSDERFKAFYDATRPGLAEHLRDAINANADRRRP, encoded by the coding sequence ATGGGCCACACCGTGGGACAGGTCGCGGGCTTCGCCGGCATCACGGTGCGCACACTGCACCACTACGACGAGATCGGCCTGCTCGTACCGAGCGAGCGCACCCACGCGGGTCACCGCCGCTACGGCGACGGCGACCTCGACCGGCTCCAGCAGGTCCTGTTCTACCGGGAACTCGGCTTTCCCCTCGACGAGGTCGCGACCCTGCTCGACGACCCGGAAGCGGACCCGCGGGCGCATCTGCGCCGCCAGCACGAACTGCTGACCGCCCGGATCGAGAAGCTGCGGAAGATGGCCGCGGCCGTGGAACACGCCATGGAGGCAAGGAAGATGGGCATCAACCTCACCCCCGAGGAACGGTTCGAGGTCTTCGGTGACAAGGACCCCGAGCAGTACGCGGAGGAGGCGGAACAGCGCTGGGGCGGCACGGAGGCGTACGCCGAGTCGCGGCGCCGCACCGCCACGTACACCAAGGACGACTGGAAGCGCATGCAGGACGAGGTGGCCGACTGGGGCGCGCGCTACGCCGCCCTGATGGCCGCCGGAGAGGAGCCGACCGGCGAGGCGGCCATGAACATGGCCGAGGAGCACCGGCAGCACATCAACACCTGGTTCTACGACTGCCCGTACGAGATGCACCAGGGCCTCGGCGAGATGTACGTCTCCGACGAGCGCTTCAAGGCTTTCTACGACGCCACGCGCCCCGGACTCGCCGAGCATCTGCGGGACGCGATCAACGCGAACGCGGACCGGCGGCGCCCCTGA
- a CDS encoding DedA family protein: MQTIALGPSWLDPDYLLNSFGIWGLLLIVFAESGLLIGFFLPGDSLLFTAGMLIATDVLDFPLWAAIVLICVSAILGDQAGYMFGKKVGPSLFKRPDSRLFKQENVTKAHEFFEKHGPKSLVLARFVPIVRTFTPIIAGVSGMRYRTFLIFNVVGGILWGAGVTLLGSWLGQIEFVRTNIEAMLLLIVFISVLPIIVELLKARKAKENQPQQQTPAATPPVMDDATTQLRRIPPTDPQQQPYDPNQGYDNQGYDNQGYDNQGYDNQGYDNQGYDNQGYGNQQQGYQDTYGYQQPHHQQQQPYAQQYPQPDQYPQNTNQQGYQGQDYPQY; encoded by the coding sequence GTGCAGACGATCGCCCTCGGACCGAGTTGGCTGGATCCGGACTATCTGCTCAACTCGTTCGGTATCTGGGGCCTGCTCCTGATCGTTTTCGCCGAGTCCGGCCTGCTCATCGGCTTCTTCCTGCCGGGTGACTCGCTGCTGTTCACGGCGGGCATGCTGATCGCCACCGATGTGCTGGACTTCCCGCTCTGGGCGGCCATCGTCCTGATCTGCGTCTCCGCGATCCTGGGCGACCAGGCGGGCTACATGTTCGGCAAGAAGGTCGGCCCCTCGCTCTTCAAGCGGCCCGACTCCCGCCTGTTCAAGCAGGAGAACGTCACCAAGGCCCACGAGTTCTTCGAGAAGCACGGCCCGAAGTCCCTGGTCCTGGCCCGCTTCGTGCCCATCGTGCGGACGTTCACGCCGATCATCGCGGGCGTCAGCGGCATGCGGTACCGCACCTTCCTCATCTTCAACGTCGTCGGCGGCATCCTCTGGGGCGCGGGCGTCACCCTCCTCGGCTCCTGGCTCGGGCAGATCGAGTTCGTCAGGACCAACATCGAGGCGATGCTGCTCCTGATCGTCTTCATCTCGGTGCTGCCGATCATCGTCGAACTCCTCAAGGCGAGGAAGGCGAAGGAGAACCAGCCCCAGCAGCAGACCCCGGCCGCGACCCCCCCGGTCATGGACGACGCCACCACCCAGCTCCGCCGCATCCCCCCGACCGACCCCCAGCAGCAGCCGTACGACCCGAACCAGGGCTACGACAACCAGGGCTACGACAACCAGGGCTACGACAACCAGGGCTACGACAACCAGGGCTACGACAACCAGGGCTACGACAACCAGGGTTACGGCAACCAGCAGCAGGGCTACCAGGACACCTACGGCTACCAGCAGCCTCACCACCAACAGCAGCAGCCGTACGCCCAGCAGTACCCCCAGCCCGACCAGTACCCCCAGAACACCAACCAACAGGGCTACCAGGGCCAGGACTACCCGCAGTACTGA
- a CDS encoding PadR family transcriptional regulator: protein MSAIRLLVLGAVRQHGRAHGYQVRNDLEYWGAHEWSNAKPGSIYHALKQMAKQGLLLAHEIAPSTAGGPPRTEYEITEKGTEEYLRLVRESLTDYDQKPDILSAGLGCMVDLGREEVLGLLEERVRSIEQWRRAVTDYYIPEDGPGQLGHIGEIMNFWVHSADSGAEWTRGLVERIRGGAYTFAGEGEPFVGVLGQGQKNPYATGERHPGDDR, encoded by the coding sequence ATGTCAGCGATCCGTCTTCTCGTGCTGGGCGCGGTGCGCCAGCACGGGCGGGCCCACGGCTACCAGGTGCGCAACGACCTGGAGTACTGGGGCGCGCACGAGTGGTCCAACGCCAAGCCCGGCTCGATCTACCACGCCCTGAAGCAGATGGCGAAACAGGGGCTGCTGCTCGCGCACGAGATCGCCCCCTCCACGGCCGGCGGGCCGCCCCGCACGGAGTACGAGATCACGGAGAAGGGCACCGAGGAGTACCTCAGGCTGGTGCGCGAGTCCCTCACGGACTACGACCAGAAGCCGGACATCCTCTCCGCCGGGCTCGGCTGCATGGTCGACCTCGGCCGGGAGGAGGTCCTCGGGCTGCTGGAGGAGCGCGTGCGGTCCATCGAGCAGTGGCGCAGGGCCGTCACCGACTACTACATCCCCGAGGACGGCCCCGGCCAACTCGGTCACATCGGCGAGATCATGAACTTCTGGGTCCACTCCGCGGACTCCGGCGCCGAGTGGACCCGCGGCCTCGTCGAGCGCATCCGCGGCGGCGCCTACACCTTCGCGGGGGAGGGCGAACCCTTCGTCGGCGTCCTCGGGCAGGGCCAGAAGAACCCGTACGCGACGGGGGAGCGGCACCCGGGAGACGACCGCTAG
- a CDS encoding glutamate decarboxylase — MPLHRWDSDAPQDAGRDRNGGHRLAVNPFYGQANPVGDMTEAPPKHRLPNAPLAPSTAYQVVHDELMLDGNSRLNLATFVTTWMEPEAGVLMGECRDKNMIDKDEYPRTAELERRCVAILADLWNAPDPAAAVGCSTTGSSEACMLAGMALKRRWAKRNADRYPSPGARPNLVMGVNVQVCWEKFCNFWEVEARQVPMEGDRFHLDPAAAAALCDENTIGVVGVLGSTFDGSYEPIAELCAALDELQGRTGLDVPVHVDGASGAMVAPFLDEELVWDFRLPRVASINTSGHKYGLVYPGVGWALWRSAAELPEELVFRVNYLGGDMPTFALNFSRPGAQVVAQYYTFLRLGREGYRAVQQSTRDVAIGLAEEVGKFGDFRMLTRGDELPVFAFTTEEGVTAYDVFDVARRMREKGWLVPAYTFPENREDLSVIRVVCRNGFTSDLAELFLEDLGLLLPELRRQSGPAVRDKGAATGFHH; from the coding sequence ATGCCACTGCACCGATGGGACAGCGACGCCCCGCAGGACGCCGGGCGTGACCGGAACGGCGGGCACCGGCTCGCCGTGAACCCCTTCTACGGCCAGGCCAACCCGGTCGGCGACATGACCGAGGCCCCGCCCAAGCACCGGCTCCCGAACGCGCCGCTGGCCCCTTCCACGGCGTACCAGGTCGTGCACGACGAACTGATGCTGGACGGCAACTCGCGGCTGAACCTGGCCACCTTCGTCACCACCTGGATGGAGCCCGAGGCCGGGGTCCTGATGGGCGAGTGCCGTGACAAGAACATGATCGACAAGGACGAGTACCCGCGGACCGCCGAGTTGGAGCGGCGCTGTGTGGCGATCCTCGCCGATCTGTGGAACGCCCCGGACCCGGCCGCCGCCGTCGGCTGCTCGACCACCGGGTCCAGCGAGGCCTGCATGCTCGCCGGGATGGCCCTCAAGCGGCGGTGGGCGAAGCGGAACGCCGACCGGTATCCCTCGCCGGGCGCCCGGCCCAATCTGGTCATGGGGGTCAACGTCCAGGTCTGCTGGGAGAAGTTCTGCAACTTCTGGGAGGTGGAGGCCCGGCAGGTGCCCATGGAGGGCGACCGGTTCCATCTCGACCCGGCGGCGGCAGCGGCGCTGTGCGACGAGAACACCATCGGGGTCGTGGGGGTGCTCGGGTCGACCTTCGACGGGTCGTACGAGCCGATCGCGGAGTTGTGCGCGGCGCTCGACGAGCTTCAGGGGCGTACGGGTCTCGATGTGCCCGTGCACGTGGACGGCGCGTCCGGCGCCATGGTCGCGCCGTTCCTCGACGAGGAGCTGGTGTGGGACTTCCGGCTGCCCCGGGTGGCGTCCATCAACACCTCCGGGCACAAGTACGGGCTGGTGTATCCGGGGGTGGGCTGGGCGCTGTGGCGGTCCGCCGCGGAGCTGCCGGAGGAGCTGGTGTTCCGGGTGAACTATCTGGGCGGGGACATGCCCACCTTCGCGCTGAACTTCTCCCGGCCCGGGGCGCAGGTCGTGGCGCAGTACTACACGTTCCTGCGGCTCGGGCGGGAGGGGTATCGGGCGGTGCAGCAGTCGACGCGGGACGTGGCGATCGGGCTCGCGGAGGAGGTCGGGAAGTTCGGGGACTTCCGGATGCTCACGCGCGGGGACGAGTTGCCGGTGTTCGCGTTCACCACGGAGGAGGGGGTGACCGCGTACGACGTGTTCGATGTGGCGCGGCGGATGCGGGAGAAGGGGTGGCTGGTGCCCGCGTACACCTTCCCGGAGAACCGGGAGGACCTGTCCGTGATCCGGGTGGTGTGCCGGAACGGGTTCACGTCCGATCTCGCGGAACTCTTCCTGGAGGATCTCGGGCTGCTGCTGCCCGAACTCCGGCGGCAGTCGGGGCCGGCGGTTCGGGACAAAGGGGCGGCCACCGGGTTTCATCACTAG
- the dacB gene encoding D-alanyl-D-alanine carboxypeptidase/D-alanyl-D-alanine endopeptidase, with translation MVVREPKVWRAARPRVARVVHGVKPGIARVTRAVKPGAARAAQVVKPGVVRVTSAVTARSSQLARSTKKLTTLQFTAGAATLGLVFSAGAVAAAGPWDSSGQRTAERDWAASRDGRGGADHGRNSGTSSGTAGALKPAPSAPSVLAGLGATAGADTTPESAALAAALDPYLNSPVLGPRRAAAVVDVETGERLYSQNADEALTPASTTKIATAVAALSALGPDHRVETRAVLDPDSAEVVLVGGGDPTLTAHKDTGGYASLRTLADRTAAALDKRHLNEITLTYDTSLYEGPEQHTIGVNPNLALVVPLMADEGRLDDSSSGSADRDPDPAAAATAKFADLLEDRGIKARTGGSAEAAKNAKELAAVSSPPLSTLVERMLTESDNDIAEALARQIALATGEAPSFEGGAAAIRKELRKLEVPLDGVEFADGSGLSRGNRLTPALLTTLLAKSAAPSHPELRPVLTGLPVAGFTGTLRTRYADDATGTGLVRAKTGTLSNVNTLAGTVVDADGRLLAFAFLATETDTANTDPAKKALTDATSTLATCGCR, from the coding sequence GTGGTCGTGCGGGAGCCGAAGGTCTGGCGGGCCGCGAGACCGCGTGTGGCGCGGGTGGTGCACGGCGTGAAACCGGGGATCGCGCGCGTCACGCGCGCCGTGAAGCCCGGTGCCGCGCGCGCCGCGCAGGTCGTGAAACCCGGCGTCGTACGCGTCACGAGCGCCGTCACGGCACGCTCTTCGCAGCTCGCGAGGAGCACGAAGAAGCTCACGACCCTCCAGTTCACCGCCGGCGCGGCCACCCTGGGGCTGGTGTTCTCGGCCGGGGCGGTGGCCGCCGCCGGACCCTGGGACTCCTCCGGTCAGCGTACGGCCGAGCGCGACTGGGCGGCATCGCGCGACGGCCGAGGTGGCGCAGATCACGGACGTAATTCCGGTACGTCGTCCGGCACGGCGGGGGCGCTCAAACCCGCGCCGAGCGCCCCCTCGGTGCTCGCCGGCCTCGGCGCAACCGCGGGCGCGGACACCACGCCCGAGTCCGCCGCCCTCGCGGCGGCCCTCGACCCGTATCTGAACTCACCCGTCCTGGGCCCCCGCCGCGCCGCCGCCGTCGTGGACGTCGAGACCGGCGAGCGGCTGTACTCCCAGAACGCGGACGAGGCCCTGACCCCCGCCTCCACCACCAAGATCGCCACGGCCGTCGCGGCGCTCTCGGCGCTCGGCCCCGACCACCGCGTCGAGACCCGCGCGGTCCTGGACCCCGACTCCGCCGAGGTCGTCCTCGTCGGCGGCGGCGACCCGACCCTCACCGCCCACAAGGACACCGGCGGGTACGCGAGCCTGCGCACTCTCGCCGACCGGACGGCCGCCGCCCTCGACAAGCGTCACCTGAACGAGATCACCCTCACCTACGACACCTCCCTGTACGAGGGCCCCGAGCAGCACACCATCGGCGTGAACCCCAACCTCGCCCTGGTCGTCCCCCTCATGGCCGACGAGGGCCGCCTCGACGACTCGTCCAGCGGCAGCGCGGACCGCGACCCGGATCCGGCTGCGGCGGCGACCGCGAAGTTCGCGGACCTCCTGGAGGACCGGGGCATCAAGGCGAGGACCGGGGGCTCCGCAGAGGCCGCCAAGAACGCCAAGGAACTCGCCGCCGTCTCCTCCCCGCCCCTCTCCACCCTGGTGGAGCGCATGCTCACCGAGAGCGACAACGACATCGCCGAGGCCCTCGCCCGGCAGATCGCGCTCGCGACGGGGGAGGCGCCGAGCTTCGAGGGCGGCGCGGCGGCCATCAGGAAAGAACTCAGGAAGCTCGAAGTCCCCCTCGACGGCGTCGAGTTCGCGGACGGCAGCGGCCTCAGCCGGGGCAACCGCCTCACCCCCGCCCTGCTCACCACCCTCCTGGCCAAGTCCGCCGCCCCCTCCCACCCCGAACTCCGCCCCGTCCTCACCGGCCTCCCCGTGGCCGGCTTCACCGGCACCCTCCGCACCCGCTACGCCGACGACGCCACCGGCACCGGCCTCGTCCGCGCCAAGACCGGCACCCTGAGCAACGTGAACACCCTCGCCGGCACGGTCGTAGACGCCGACGGCCGCCTCCTCGCCTTCGCCTTCCTCGCCACGGAGACGGACACCGCCAACACGGACCCGGCAAAGAAGGCCCTGACAGACGCCACCTCGACCCTGGCTACATGCGGCTGCCGCTGA
- a CDS encoding inorganic diphosphatase has protein sequence MEFDVTIEIPKGSRNKYEVDHETGRIRLDRRLFTSTAYPTDYGFVENTLGEDGDPLDALVILDEPTFPGCLIKCRAIGMFRMTDEAGGDDKLLCVPATDPRQEHLRDIHHVSEFDRLEIQHFFEVYKDLEPGKSVEGADWVGRSEAEAEVEKSYKRFKEQGGH, from the coding sequence GTGGAGTTCGACGTCACGATCGAGATTCCGAAGGGTTCACGGAACAAGTACGAGGTGGACCACGAGACCGGTCGGATCCGCCTGGACCGTCGCCTCTTCACCTCGACCGCCTACCCGACCGACTACGGCTTCGTCGAGAACACCCTCGGCGAGGACGGCGACCCGTTGGACGCGCTGGTCATCCTGGACGAGCCGACCTTCCCGGGCTGCCTCATCAAGTGCCGTGCGATCGGTATGTTCCGGATGACGGACGAGGCCGGCGGCGACGACAAGCTGCTCTGCGTGCCGGCGACGGATCCGCGCCAGGAGCACCTGCGTGACATCCACCACGTCTCGGAGTTCGACCGCCTGGAGATCCAGCACTTCTTCGAGGTCTACAAGGACCTGGAGCCCGGCAAGTCCGTCGAGGGCGCCGACTGGGTCGGCCGTTCCGAGGCGGAGGCCGAGGTCGAGAAGTCGTACAAGCGCTTCAAGGAGCAGGGCGGCCACTGA